One part of the Mya arenaria isolate MELC-2E11 chromosome 3, ASM2691426v1 genome encodes these proteins:
- the LOC128225578 gene encoding uncharacterized protein LOC128225578 codes for MSETLTPQQSEGLPSFVLQSLELKGQKDQLRSISKPHPHQLDDLSGASQEQLSSIAEILRKAVLNRRLAMGEDGDSVSQSMESAATGWSIDA; via the exons ATGAGTGAGACACTGACCCCCCAGCAGTCAGAGGGTTTGCCTTCATTTGTACTCCAGTCCCTGGAGCTGAAGGGCCAGAAGGATCAGTTGAGGTCCATCTCAAAGCCCCACCCACATCAGTTGGATGACCTGAGTGGGGCCAGCCAGGAACAACTCTCATCCATAGCAGAAATACTTAGAAAG GCTGTGTTGAACCGTCGCCTAGCTATGGGAGAGGATGGCGACAGTGTATCACAAAGCATGGAGTCTGCTGCTACTGGATGGTCAATTGACGCTTAG
- the LOC128225577 gene encoding uncharacterized protein LOC128225577, with product MTSAARPRQKDRHYDRLVEGSSKLQRDIAELETAYLLHTHYAADPATSRKGNESSRWKHGGAGKLTTYKSSRDLVDKDKTQQNGHNRGPVPNDDAHVGTNLELIGSDVNQDRLTDLKTKVLKKASSKVIRRESWAGEIKNRTEHNDRKEDVPLVTKVVDAPRRPTSEEPADSAKRKISVKKDRNDLANRVKNETIKLDSVREGKSVNRVRSGSNHKTDVHRKSRMDEFDSSRNLKCANSNVALKSNEGNYASKKGDQIVDKQKAQSKNLTGKVSPNTMCVTYTPRELSEGIREVDSEQRNPNAGVFETQLKEPSEIYIDPKSGQVKIGSGSKYNGRSLDLEGTRVLIERVSLDKSVNGQKLSCAVIDSNHDTSSNIPIRDVFGFSDFNGHCDTNNGIKDRFYSNNSPFASAKQCNTEVEFWLRGLGVPDVEKYVQIFAENGLDLLDLEFMSASQLHEMGITAFGVLDRILKGIKDLKTQPAQVSEQRAERKKHLNVDSVKWESTDDSVEIRNSITKNKKSSASKACSDNSCHKNQTFVKRSAENLKTDLGNEPVRSSSRMSNVSSSVEISVQRRVSTPSLIQSQLSSQDSMGNVRASTPSFAASTRSSSAKFIEKKPPSAKAASKPGQNVNKPTSQVNKPSNQGGLKRSNSFASERSSRVNLESKPSRGVLLRPRSASLTREPAKVNKETIVKKTEGKKEVRTIRARSRSADAVKRKALEGVQAAAKRYEEKSVRSQAQGEPLAPQGDRLKQRRDKMAARHLQREREKDQSVGEGESEGEETPRSEVIHSHRDDGLESLVTVNIMSNPDNSVCSESRALPTVIYVLPPINPRGGSLVSAQNRTQVLAPRTEVRRSHRRETRKSLGSDMQANIERPLLSTYKLGTSERDRSHSEPESGYRTDTSATYSQIEDRVSSIQAKIKQLKARAGSGDEMTLTLVRGLQEQLQHFERQLIERDRRRPGSRSDNENERVMSARSSHASARSQNSALRSLLDEYLQSPDRSPPQDASRELYGGGEYGQDVVGLSHTEGGGVRQSRRDLMEEMRREKHQHHRQIRQLETELERIRQTDPLTSLEVDSNDISYREEDKLGEGTFSRVYKGEYQRSEVAIKQLKSALKAHDRNYFAAEVSLMKEVRHPRVVMLMGVCTSGKLPMMVLELMSGGSLYNYLHNPECESLDHALFYQIAKDMASGVNYLHSHRPEVLHLDLKSGNVLLCQGLRAKIADFGFSKLRHDAGMKSGRRGKSRPTGGTPVWMSPELIDKGRLSCKADVYSFAIILWEMLTRKTPYEGASVFQVLEMVRKNKRPVIPEATPEGLQHLISLCWDPNPAKRPQFKEILQILENLAFPPAWRKLFQEAGVPDSALQDIQSTRTIIRLVTGTLDKPSAAVFNSFMVGQNADDRQLNHSKEGHKKQSSGRSESHSASARSKGASRGGETSDSDTVTSVSQQLSSDESEFTLKSEFTLKNLRESSSEERESSDSSDSSYEDSVILNSAYRTNQPKQTLNVVIPNLELSLQSAREKFKAERHRISQESDWTSISLDSKSYRSNQSSQNFTNKEISNTNMDTQIRLSSAVSTRSSVSEAPSGEDLEIAQVNESARSRRREKVKDLTLYSEDYLRRESFDNRRPPSPHKKLSLSQKLMESSSGRPAIVQGAVKSEDLSKSTVRPRLSSVSQSCVEPKTNPATPKTKDTNTAFVRKSTELDLAQSFTKVSLGAKRSSIADDTMRVEDLENDQAGKLSGRVSSRSNTSRKESERAILQLEKDSTHGKPFVVDSNISSRQKLTECDIAKAEEDHKAYRESMESKAQPKRTAVSRKSVSPRKRNSYLKTDNDSFKRESIDLQKRINEETSRLRDKTSVSKDKYEVHENLKEEAATEIEPDNIRVVLRNMEKPSDVLSNNENNDKYQLENAIEVNKGSEKNKKRDNLNEDIRVKLSMEEVEMKKKPSITPRRSKFVSKVESRAVDNVLQKSENKRDSIETTTLNSADKGEQSHENMETIHAHTSASTKQKSNNCDTPKSISKENMDQQQKPNKRTESFPSPKKATIRVKLRKDPLAQTNETMPAESKSLQSSHLVASPVPPPPPPPPPIRESASGPIAIVSKSVQAPRSSMADELKSRLASRESISEGVILDLLDKNKTHG from the exons atgaCATCAGCAGCGAGACCCAGGCAAAAAGACAGGCA TTATGATAGACTGGTTGAGGGGAGTAGCAAGTTACAGCGAGATATTGCAGAGCTGGAGACGGCCTACCTGCTACACACACACTATGCAGCTGACCCAGCCACTAGCAG GAAAGGAAATGAAAGTTCAAGATGGAAGCATGGTGGAGCGGGCAAGCTCACAACCTACAAATCCAGTCGGGATCTTGTTGATAAAgacaaaacacaacaaaatggacataacAGAGGGCCAGTACCAAATGATGATGCCCATGTAGGTACAAATTTAGAACTCATAGGTAGTGATGTGAATCAGGACAGACTGACAGACCTgaaaacaaaggttttgaaGAAAGCAAGTTCAAAGGTGATCAGAAGGGAGTCATGGGCAGGAGAAATAAAGAATAGAACAGAACACAATGACAGGAAGGAAGATGTTCCTCTTGTAACAAAAGTTGTTGACGCACCACGTCGGCCTACAAGTGAAGAACCAGCTGACAGtgcaaaaagaaaaatatccGTAAAAAAGGACAGGAATGATCTAGCAAACAGAGTGAAAAATGAGACAATTAAACTTGATAGTGTTAGAGAAGGTAAAAGTGTCAACAGGGTCAGGTCTGGATCAAATCATAAAACTGATGTACACAGAAAATCTAGAATGGATGAATTTGATTCAAGTAGGAATTTAAAGTGTGCAAATTCTAATGTTGCATTGAAAAGTAATGAGGGTAATTACGCATCTAAAAAAGGTGACCAAATAGTTGATAAACAGAAGGCTCAGTCGAAAAACTTGACAGGCAAAGTAAGTCCAAATACGATGTGTGTGACATACACTCCAAGAGAGTTATCAGAAGGTATAAGAGAAGTGGACTCTGAACAAAGAAATCCTAATGCTGGTGTATTTGAAACTCAGCTTAAGGAGCCAAGTGAGATATACATTGATCCTAAAAGTGGTCAAGTTAAAATAGGATCAGGAAGTAAATATAATGGTAGATCATTAGACTTAGAGGGAACACGGGTTTTAATAGAGAGAGTAAGTCTTGATAAAAGTGTGAATGGACAAAAACTATCTTGTGCTGTTATTGATTCAAACCATGATACTAGTTCTAACATTCCTATCAGAGATGTGTTTggattttctgattttaatgGCCATTGTGATACAAATAATGGTATAAAAGACCGCTTTTATAGTAATAATAGTCCCTTTGCATCAGCCAAACAGTGTAACACGGAAGTAGAATTCTGGCTGCGAGGTCTTGGAGTTCCTGATGTGGAAAAATATGTGCAGATATTTGCAGAAAATGGGTTAGATTTGTTGGACTTGGAGTTCATGTCAGCCTCCCAGCTTCACGAAATGGGCATTACAGCATTTGGTGTCCTAGACAGGATCCTGAAAGGTATAAAAGATTTGAAGACACAACCTGCTCAAGTGTCAGAACAACGtgcagaaagaaaaaaacatttgaatgttgaCTCCGTCAAGTGGGAAAGTACAGATGACAGTGTAGAAATTAGAAATtctattacaaaaaataaaaaatccagTGCCAGTAAAGCTTGTAGTGATAATTCTTGCCATAAAAACCAAACTTTTGTAAAAAGAAGTGCAGAAAACTTAAAGACTGATCTAGGCAATGAGCCTGTAAGAAGCAGTAGTAGAATGTCGAATGTTTCTAGTAGTGTGGAAATCAGTGTACAGAGAAGGGTGAGCACTCCTAGCCTCATCCAAAGCCAGCTTTCCAGCCAGGATAGCATGGGAAATGTGAGGGCCAGTACTCCATCATTTGCGGCTAGTACTCGGTCCAGTAGTgccaaatttatagaaaaaaaacctCCTTCAGCTAAAGCTGCCTCTAAACCAGGACAGAATGTAAATAAACCTACAAGTCAAGTTAACAAACCAAGCAATCAAGGAGGACTAAAAAGAAGCAATTCCTTTGCCTCAGAGCGATCTTCAAGGGTTAACCTTGAGTCAAAACCAAGTCGAGGGGTTTTGCTGCGTCCACGCAGTGCATCACTGACCAGAGAACCAGCCAAGGTGAACAAGGAGACTATCGTGAAGAAGACTGAGGGGAAGAAAGAAGTAAGAACTATAAGAGCCAGGAGCCGCTCTGCTGATGCTGTCAAGAGAAAAGCTTTAGAAG GTGTGCAGGCAGCTGCAAAGCGGTATGAGGAGAAAAGTGTGCGCAGTCAGGCTCAGGGTGAGCCACTTGCCCCCCAGGGTGATCGGCTGAAACAGCGCCGTGACAAGATGGCTGCCAGGCACCTCCAGAGGGAACGGGAAAAGGAT CAGTCTGTTGGGGAAGGGGAGAGTGAGGGAGAGGAGACCCCAAGGTCCGAGGTCATCCACAGTCACCGTGACGATGGGCTTGAGAGTCTGGTCACAGTTAACATCATGTCCAATCCGGACAACTCAG TGTGCAGTGAATCTAGGGCTTTACCAacagtcatttatgttttaccaCCAATAA ATCCACGTGGAGGCTCGCTTGTGTCAGCCCAGAACCGGACCCAGGTGCTGGCTCCGCGGACCGAGGTCCGCAGGTCCCACAGACGCGAGACCAGGAAATCTCTCGGGTCAGACATGCAGGCAAACATAG AGCGCCCCTTGCTATCAACGTACAAGCTGGGAACCAGTGAGCGAGATCGCAGTCACTCTGAGCCAGAGAGTGGGTACCGGACAGACACCAGTGCTACATACTCACAGATTGAAGACAGGGTCTCATCAATACAGGCTAAG ataaaacaactgAAGGCTCGAGCAGGGAGTGGTGACGAGATGACGCTGACGCTGGTGCGTGGGTTACAGGAGCAACTCCAGCACTTTGAGAGACAGCTGATAGAGAGAGATAGGCGGCGCCCAGGTTCCAGGTCCGACAATGAGAATG aGAGAGTAATGTCTGCTAGATCCAGCCATGCATCTGCTAGATCACAAAACTCTGCTTTGAGAAGCCTCCTGGATGAATACCTTCAATCTCCTGACAGATCCCCTCCCCAAGATGCAAGCCGGGAGCTGTACGGTGGTGGGGAGTATGGGCAGGATGTGGTGGGATTGAGCCACACCGAGGGGGGAGGAGTGAGGCAGAGTCGCCGGGATCTCATGGAGGAGATGAGACGGGAGAAACACCAGCATCATAGGCAGATCAG GCAGCTGGAGACTGAGTTAGAGAGGATTAGACAGACGGACCCACTGACCAGCCTGGAGGTGGACAGTAATGACATCTCATACAGGGAGGAAG ACAAGCTAGGTGAAGGCACATTTTCACGAGTGTATAAAGGAGAGTACCAGCGTTCGGAGGTTGCTATCAAGCAGCTCAAGTCAGCACTTAAAGCACATGACAGGAACTACTTTGCAGCGGAG GTGAGCCTGATGAAGGAGGTTCGCCACCCTCGGGTGGTGATGCTCATGGGTGTGTGTACATCTGGCAAGCTCCCCATGATGGTGCTTGAACTCATGTCAGGGGGAAGTTTGTACAACTATCTACATAACCCTGAATG TGAGTCCCTGGACCATGCCCTGTTCTACCAGATAGCAAAGGACATGGCATCTGGCGTGAACTACCTGCACTCTCACCGTCCCGAGGTGCTGCATTTAGACCTCAAGTCTGGAAACGTTCTCCTATGTCAGGGCCTCAGGGCAAAAATTGCAGATTTTGGATTTTCCAAACTCAG GCATGATGCGGGCATGAAGTCTGGTAGGCGTGGTAAGAGTCGTCCAACAGGTGGCACACCCGTGTGGATGTCCCCAGAGCTCATTGACAAGGGCCGCTTGAGCTGTAAGGCTGATGTGTACAGCTTCGCGATCATTCTCTGGGAGATGCTTACTAGGAAAACACCGTACGAGGGAGCCAGTGTCTTCCAG GTGCTCGAGATGGTTAGAAAGAACAAGCGGCCAGTCATTCCTGAAGCCACACCAGAGGGTCTACAACATCTTATCTCCCTCTGTTGGGACCCAAACCCAGCCAAGAGGCCACAATTTAAG GAGATACTGCAGATTCTGGAGAACCTTGCATTTCCGCCGGCATGGAGGAAACTGTTCCAGGAAGCAGGGGTGCCAGACTCTGCCCTTCAGGACATTCAGTCAACCCGCACCATTATAAGGCTGGTCACTGGGACACTGGACAAGCCTAGTGCTGCAGTCTTTAATAGTTTCATGGTCGGACAGAATGCTGATGATCGCCAGTTAAATCACAGCAAGGAGGGTCACAAAAAACAATCAAGTGGGAGAAGTGAATCACATAGTGCGTCTGCAAGGAGTAAGGGCGCAAGTAGAGGTGGGGAGACTTCAGACAGTGACACTGTCACCTCAGTCAGTCAGCAACTGTCCTCGGATGAATCTGAATTCACTCTGAAGTCTGAATTCACCCTGAAAAACCTAAGAGAATCCAGTAGCGAGGAGAGAGAGAGCTCTGACAGTTCAGACTCCTCATATGAGGACAGTGTAATATTAAACTCTGCCTACCGAACAAACCAACCAAAACAAACTTTGAATGTTGTCATTCCAAACCTAGAGCTATCTCTTCAATCTGCTAGGGAAAAGTTCAAAGCAGAAAGACATCGAATCAGTCAAGAGTCAGACTGGACCTCCATCAGTTTGGATTCAAAGTCATATAGAAGTAACCAATCTAGTCAGAATTTTACTAATAAAGAGATTAGTAACACTAACATGGATACACAGATCAGGCTGTCTTCTGCAGTGAGCACCAGGAGTAGCGTGAGTGAAGCGCCATCAGGGGAAGATCTAGAAATAGCTCAGGTGAATGAATCTGCCAGAAGCCGACGGAGAGAGAAAGTTAAGGACCTCACCTTGTACTCAGAGGATTATCTACGTAGGGAGTCATTTGATAACAGAAGACCTCCATCCCCACACAAGAAACTATCACTGTCACAAAAACTGATGGAAAGCTCATCTGGCAGACCAGCCATTGTGCAGGGAGCGGTAAAGAGTGAAGACCTCAGTAAATCTACTGTTAGGCCAAGACTAAGTTCTGTTTCACAGTCATGTGTTGAACCAAAAACTAATCCAGCAACACCAAAAACTAAAGACACAAATACAGCATTTGTAAGGAAGAGTACTGAACTTGACCTTGCTCAATCTTTCACCAAAGTCTCCTTAGGTGCTAAAAGAAGCTCGATTGCAGATGATACCATGAGGGTTGAAGATCTTGAAAATGACCAGGCTGGCAAGTTGTCTGGAAGAGTGAGCTCTAGATCCAACACATCAAGAAAAGAAAGTGAAAGGGCCATTCTACAGCTGGAAAAAGATAGTACCCATGGTAAACCATTTGTAGTAGATAGTAACATTTCCTCCAGACAGAAGTTGACCGAGTGTGACATTGCTAAGGCAGAAGAGGACCATAAAGCATACAGAGAAAGTATGGAGAGCAAAGCTCAACCAAAGAGAACAGCAGTAAGTAGGAAGTCAGTATCTCCTCGTAAAAGAAATTCTTACTTGAAAACAGACAATGATTCATTCAAGAGGGAAAGCATTGATCTTCAAAAGAGAATAAATGAAGAAACAAGCAGGTTAAGAGACAAAACATCTGTTTCAAAAGACAAGTATGAAGTACATGAAAACCTTAAAGAAGAGGCTGCTACTGAGATTGAGCCCGACAATATTAGAGTAGTATTGAGAAACATGGAGAAACCCAGTGATGTTTTAtccaataatgaaaacaatgacaaatatcaGTTAGAAAATGCTATTGAGGTCAACAAAGGGTCTGAGAAAAACAAAAAGAGAGATAATTTGAATGAAGATATAAGAGTGAAGTTGTCAATGGAAGAAGttgaaatgaaaaagaagccATCAATAACACCAAGAAGAAGTAAATTTGTATCAAAAGTTGAAAGTAGAGCTGTTGATAATGTTTTGCAAAAGTCTGAAAACAAAAGAGATTCAATTGAAACTACAACTCTGAATTCAGCAGATAAAGGAGAACAAAGCCATGAAAATATGGAAACCATACATGCCCACACTTCAGCTTCTACTAAACAGAAGAGTAACAATTGTGATACTCCAAAATCTATCAGCAAGGAGAATATGGATCAACAACAGAAACCAAATAAAAGGACTGAATCCTTTCCTAGTCCAAAGAAAGCCACAATAAGAGTAAAGCTTAGAAAAGATCCGCTTGCCCAAACAAATGAGACAATGCCAGCTGAGAGCAAGAGTTTACAGTCTTCACACCTGGTTGCCTCCCCAGTTCCTCCTCCCCCGCCTCCACCCCCACCCATTAGGGAGAGTGCCTCGGGGCCGATAGCTATTGTGTCCAAGAGTGTCCAGGCCCCCAGGAGCAGCATGGCTGATGAGCTGAAGTCACGGTTAGCCAGCAGGGAAAGCATCTCTGAGGGTGTTATTTTAGATCTATtggacaaaaacaaaacacatggtTGA